In Microbacterium esteraromaticum, the following proteins share a genomic window:
- a CDS encoding HAD family hydrolase encodes MPARKWILFDIGGVLEIVDDDAWQDQWWSRWCERTGLERPEFDARVEGADLPPIDITAGHEAVFWQRLAVALDLEPDDSDAMRADFWDAYCGTANTELIEYARSLAPRAGVAILSNSADGAREEEERRFGFSSIFDPICYSHEQGVNKPDPRAYREALRRMGADPADVFFVDDRRMSIDGAAAVGIRGILHRENAATIAAVDAFLLG; translated from the coding sequence ATGCCCGCGAGGAAGTGGATCCTGTTCGACATCGGCGGCGTTCTCGAGATCGTCGACGACGACGCCTGGCAGGACCAGTGGTGGTCTCGATGGTGTGAGCGCACAGGGCTGGAGCGGCCAGAGTTCGACGCGCGAGTCGAGGGTGCCGATCTGCCGCCGATCGACATCACCGCCGGGCACGAGGCCGTCTTCTGGCAGCGTCTGGCAGTGGCGCTCGATCTCGAACCGGATGACAGCGATGCGATGCGGGCTGACTTCTGGGACGCCTACTGCGGCACGGCGAACACCGAGCTGATCGAGTACGCCCGGTCGCTGGCGCCTCGGGCCGGCGTCGCGATCCTCTCCAACTCGGCAGACGGCGCGCGCGAGGAGGAGGAGCGGCGCTTCGGCTTCTCGAGCATCTTCGACCCGATCTGCTACAGCCACGAGCAGGGCGTGAACAAGCCCGACCCCCGCGCGTACCGCGAGGCGCTGCGCAGGATGGGCGCCGACCCCGCTGACGTCTTCTTCGTCGACGATCGGCGGATGTCCATCGACGGCGCGGCGGCCGTGGGCATCCGGGGAATCCTGCACCGCGAGAACGCCGCGACGATCGCCGCCGTCGACGCGTTTCTCCTCGGGTGA